The stretch of DNA tttttttcttaccgAAATTCCTTTGAAAAACAAACTCCAATCAAAGAGGCTCACGAAACAACTCAAAAGCCGAGACAAGTGGGCAAAGCGGAATGCAAACTTGTAAGTCCTTTTTCGACAGCTGCTTTGGCTACCAGAGAGTATTTATTTGCTTCGAGGCCGGGACTCCAGAAGAaagttcattaaaattatGCCCTTTTCTAATTTTTGAGTTGGTTGCACGAAAGGACGAGTGGGGGGTACGAAGACCGCACGATAGGCACTTGTTTTGGCTTCCTCGTCTTTTGCTTTTGACAATAATCACTGGACTGTTAATTTATTTCCAGCTTAAATTTTGGTTGGCGctcgttttctgtttttttttccggttGAAGAAACTTTGGCGCATGCAAATCAAAGAAATCAAAGTTTTGACtacaaagcaaaacaaaaaatcaaaaagtaaactttcccaaaaaattCAGAATGAGCCTGAGCTGGTGGTACCCTGGGTGGGTGAAGCAGTAAAGTTTCTCACCCTTACTAACGGAAAAAGGGTTAATCAAGTGCTGTAACCTCATTGGTTGCTTGCCCACTGTCCACTGGGCAAGGGTTGGACTAAAAGggttatattaaaacaaagcacgAACGAGTTGGGAAAGCATCCCTGcataaatgttaattttttcaaagtcCTCCCCCCTTTTTTTACGCCATTTATCTTTTGGGTGGTTATGAGCTTCGCTTATgctttaaatattgttaagcAAAAATCATCCCCATACGAAGAACAGGCATCGCTCCACGgtgaaatatgcaaattttttcaGTACGAAATGAGTTCACTTACCAAAGGTATACACGAATTCTAATCTAATGAAATTGTCTCGAAAATCACAGCCATGTTTACAGAAACCTTTGACTATGCTAAATCGCaactttaaaagtaaatgttgtaaaattgtaaaatagttAAACATTTTAGATATCTACAGGAAATttttgataaaacaaaaaaactttttaacgaggtaaaaaaagaATAGCACTTACACACAGAGTTCTGGATATtcacttttgtgacgaaaaatgattataaTACTTAATACACATTCCAAAATATTCTTATTCGCTAAAAGCTAATTCTTAAGCTAATTTTTTGTAAGGGTGCACCAAGCCGGTTTgaattatacttttttttttatccttttcagttcaatcaaataaaaacacctcttaacgaggtaaaaaactagtgacgaacgcaccttcaacatacaaaagttctgatatcagcattggtgacgaaaaattattacactcgtcattaaatagactttctaatattttctcattcacaagcacaagtctgtagctttagtagtatagaagttacggaattccgaattttagctatttatagctgttttcccgctaaactagcgagtttttccaaaagtggtagaagaaaatttttttatatcgatgtgatgaacgtcatatcaaattttcaaaacttaaaaaacatgttttggacaaactgacaaactgacaaacagaattaaattttcattttgggaagacgaagaaaatcttatttttgctataacttttgaacggagcgtcggattttgacaaatgacccctcattcgacgggtattttcaaaaggaatacaactaaaatattgcgagggggcaattatccccaccggccccaacagctccaaatttcgaaattttcactttttcactttcaccgctctctctcccaagccaattgattttcttagagtcttggtatgcaatcctgttagatttcgcaatacctttcgataggtgtatcattcattatgatcggaccatcacagtagattttcatttcttcgtgtatatatagtagtcgccttcgcacactctcctggtgcgcttcgtcactacatggactgccgtccatagtgatattatTACTCCAGTTTTGTTTATCATCAGTGGCAACACAGCTTTATGTTGCAATAAGAAGCACACAACCCAACCGACTCATTTCACATCTTGGGTGTAGAGTACCcccattatttagtttttacgCCATCGTTGCTATGTCTtggtttctaaaaaaaagtttacgcTGCTTTTCAAGGGTTGCCTTGGGCAAATAATTTATGGCACCCGCGTATACTGCCTCCTGCTTTAACCAAGCTCCAAGTATTTTTCCCCTTTGCCTTTTTACTCTCACCcctctgttctgttctggttCTCGGGCTAATCTGACATGAGCTTAATGAGAAAAATCTGCAATTTGCGTCTTTCGTGTGCGTGTCGCATTCTGTACCCATTTTCGCTTGTGTGccctttacaaaaatttaaaatttttaagagttGGGGCTACTCCGTATTTGAATGTAAAATTCGCGGGTCCtgatcattttaaaaatattctgctgaactataaaatgatttacaattttaagacGCATGATTTGAGATGTTTTACACTTATTTGGAATCTGAAAttgaaagaaatatatattttatttgaagttACTTCAATATTCAATTGCTCTGAAAAATGTGCCcattattatcaaaaagagAACGGTCATGGATACACATCTCGCagagcaattaaaatgttccATTTCaatcaaccgaaaaccaagaaagttgaacattttaaaatgttatatttttctttgctttttctGGTTTGTTTATTTGAAGTTTATCAAAACAAGGGGATGGATaagggaaaaagaaaaatttgggCGTTTGTCTTGACTGGTTTTCTCTTAGAAAGAATAAGCACCACCCCAGTGAAAAAAGTTAATCATAAGCATGGCAACCCAATCCAAGTCAAAATATAAGCTGtcgaaaaggagaaaaaattaaaccgCCTGTCACTTGCAATTATTTGTCCCAGAGGTAGATATCCGATTCTGTTACACCCGGAAGTGGAGAAAAACCCGAATTGATCATTCTTTGGTTGAGCTGCAAGCAAATAAATCGAATTCGTTGTTTGATTATTAATAGTCTACTACGAGTGTTGTTACGAGTAATTAATTAAGACAGCTTTGTACGTACGACTACAATCAATGCGTATACATAGAAAAGGGAGTTAAACCAACTTGGGTGAAATATTAAACTAAACCGAAACTAAAATCAAAATCTCAACAGTTCGATTTCTATAACACTTTGCTTTTTTATgcacaaaaatcaaataaaataatttttaacacaattcGATTTTCCACTCATCAGAAACTTTGAGTATCACAAAAAAAGGTAACCCAATGGATACATAATTCATATTCAACCTTTTTGCTTGGCAAATTCACACTCAATCCCAAACAccacaaaacttttaaatgtcTTCCCCAATTCGCATTTGATTTCCTGCCATTTTTAAGTAGAGTGGATAGGGTAAACCTGCAAATTGTATTCATGTATTTTGGTTATATCTGGTCATGTCTTTTCAACATTTAAAGTTGATCGAAAGAGGACCTGATTGTTAACCAATATAATGAAGATTTTTGCGCAGCTTCACATTTAtttgtgtatacaaatataaatcaaatttcaaTTGTCAGACACATCCCAACTAACACATTAGCATATCTGAAAACGTCCAGTCAAATTTTTGTCAAGAGCACGAGTACCTCTTTAGAACGGTTTTTCCCCCAATAAACCTGTTTGCAGGTCTGGCAGAAGGGCCACTTTCTATTATCCTGGAGGTGAGTCTTACTCCTGCTTCTGGTTATGCAACAAACAGCAGGGTTGGGGCGTCAAGAATACTCCAAATCGAACTTCCCAGTCTTTTTTGGGTAAGAAGCATCCTGAAGGCAGTCTACGAGGGTCACTCGGTAATGAACAAACAGTAGGGGGTCTTGTTCTAAGGTTGTAAGAGATACTAATTTACCTGATACTTCCCTCATATTAATAAGAAATCACGAAAGGAAGCTagtttcggccagccgaagcttatatacccttgcagatcattcctattgacttataaaaacattaaatttatatgtttAAACAACCAAAACTTAAGCTGCTttggtattattttgacagtatttttttgatccttcatATGTGAGCTACGtccaaattttgttaaattgtattcaaaatttgaaaatgttcAAGAAAAGCTAAATCTCagagaagaagaaaatgtaataaaaatcaacaaagatataattttgttcctattaatttccatttaattttccgattgtttCTATGGCACCTATAtgataggggagaggtctgtaggttggtacaccttttgtttttaatctgtcATTTCGAtattcacttatgaaactttacgcatttggtactgatcgaaaggttagtctattagcttaataaaaaacgataaaaaatattttttttccttagggaaaactaaaaaattattttttttgaaaagtcccaaaaaacgacatttttaaaaagaggtctgtaagttgagacacttaaaagtaaataatactcacacaaaagtactccaaactataaggaactatttatttatgttaatttaatcaattcttgttcgtcctaaattatttcccatccattttttaagaacttagaccaaataacaattaaaatcaaaaggctctttgaacattcacttttaccctaatatcaaagaaatgtactaggcagaaagcgacctctgttggcctaaggccgttttgtatgaaaaacgggtgtctcaacttacaccctcaaagtgtcccaacttacacaaaataggatgtttcgggaaaaaaattaataacttttgttttgactgtcacattaagctgattctttttttaattagttaacagttaatatactaatgttttagaTCTTTTACCAAGtaaatttaaggacgttattaattttaaatggaatattgaaaaaagtagacaaaaacttttttggtgaaaaatgatacacgactctcacagctttaatctggctagagcctggcctataatgttttccccaaaagttttgtcacttaaaaggactacaaaaaaaaaaataaaaacaatttttttagtggataagttttgagaaaattgagtgtctcaacttacagaccgtctcaacctacagacctcttccctatagtgatccgattttttaaaaatgtagttcgaaaatcagaaataattaaaaaaataatgttcccaagagtagaaggtaatatttaaaacaagagagaacgctatagtcgggtgccccgactatcagatacccgttactcagctaaagggtgagcgaaggagatgaagataaaaactttgatccgccgtaactttttaacgaatggttcgatttaaaaaatttcttctacatttcgataggtattcagaaacacaattaaactgcatttttacttttccgaaatattgaaatttttaaaatcgtatattagcgattgttggcgttagagtggtggcgtggcacccttttgaaacaaacttgcgctgcgtaggaactcctagaatctgcatgcaaaatgtcaatcttctagcttttatagtttccgagatctcagtgttcatacagacagacagacggacatggctagatcgactcggctagtgatcctgatcaagaatatatatagtttatagggtcggaaacgcttccttctacctgttacatacttttgcacgaatctaatatacccttttactctacgagtaacgggtataaaaacaccgaagctagaatttttttaagttttttttttcctatgggagcatTAAAATATAGTTGTTCGATCCGACCGGTTCCGACTtttatactacctgcaatagaaagattATTTTTTGGGAGAGTTTCATCCAGATAGCAAGCTAGACTactttgcgtagaaacggacggacagacagatggCTAGATCGTCgggtgatgctgatcaagaatatatatactttatgaggtcgaaaacgtctccttcactgcgtttcaatcttctgactaaaatcatttttccctctgcaagggtataaaaaacagcTAATGGCTATCGTAACGAAGGACACTTTTCTCGAggatataaaactttttccACCTTTTTCCTCTTTTGAAGAGCTTATCGCCTCGCCGACAAATGTGGGTCTAtgtcagcggtcggcacacacatacgatgacatttagttttatatatgtgtgagtaatttgcactgggcagctcattgatgtgtgtgtgcagactgCTGTTTTACAGTGTCCGTGAGGGGCAGCGGATGAGCAGAGCAATTCCCTATGCTCACAATAGGTCGCCGCCGACCGCTGGTCTATGTATACCCCAGTGCGAGTTTGGTTGTAATTAAAAGTGCAAACAGATTGCCAGAAAAGTAACCAATGTTAGACAGATCCAGTTTTGTAATCGTTTGTTTCGCacagtttaaatattaaataatatttatatttaagcaCTGAAATTGTGCCTCTTGTTACATTTTAGGTGCAATGATGTATAACAACCCTAGCCAACCAGTAAGCGCTTTATATAAATtgcttattaattattaaaagtatatttacTTGTCATATACATTAACTGTGTTGTCCTTTCCAAGCTTACGAAATTCGCTACTTTAGAACTTTAAGCCGACAGAGTGAGGCTTTTCTCTAATGGCAGCTGAAATACCTGCGTATCCCCATCACCCCCATTACGTCCAACAAAACGGACTTGCCACGCCCAAGACGAACCACCCACCCGCCATCCCCAAAAAAGACACCCACGTTTTCTACCTAATGATAAAAGAAAGGACATTAGCGGGCCTCGGCACATCTCCACATTTTGAGCGTCTTTCAAGTGAAAagcaaagaattaaaaaaaattaacaaaaaaggtCGGAGAAGAAAAGCGTTGGGAAAAAAGcaagcaacaaaaaatgggGACGCGCACaatgaaagaaaagaaaaagatttCAAACCACCTCCCAGTGCACGCTCTACGTAATGCTCCTCCTGCTAGCTCTCCATTTATAAACTTCCTTTTATTTTGGTGCGCGGGCgtagttaaaaattaataaatgaaattaatgcCGGCGACACTTTGCAAGGCATTGGCCAGTACGGAAGTTGAAGATGTTGCCAAGGTTTTCCTTTGACTTGCCTCTGTTTAcatcaaaaacattttcatttgaaatattaagcgCCTAAAAGTCGATAATGCTTTTTTCTTGCCAGTGACAGCTGCGTCGCATGAATTTAATTAGAGCCAGCTGAATATCACCAAGGAGGCAACACTTTTTTTGAAGACCCAAGTCCATCCAACGCAATTAACTGCCCATTCCCCCGCAACGAAAGTAAAAACTTTTAAGGGAAAAAATCTCTGTGAATTCATCTTTGTCGCTGCCGGTGATTAATCACAAGCAAGAGGAGGCAAACAAGAAATAGCACTGCGCGCCCTGACCCATTGAACAGGTGTAATGCTGGGAAAAagtgtatgtatatatgtacatgcGCCCTTTAAACTGTCCCTCCGGTGCCGTTAGGCGGTGACTAcacgttttaaaaagtttaggcCTAATATGCAAAACCAGGAACAGGCTTGGTAGCGGATTAAAAGTTTTGCCAGCTCCTCCACAACCACGAGAGGGGAAATGGAGTTGTTCCACTAAGCGCTCCCAGGAAAAGTGGCATGTGGTAAAATTCAATATACCACAGTAATTTAACGAATGAAACATATTAGTATATTTTATTCCCAATAAAGTAATAAGAATCTGGCTTCGGCAAGCTGAAGATTATTTACCCATGAAAATTGTTTCTATTGCAGATGttcgaatattaaaaaatttaaagtttatttccaaaataaaaaaagttatatatttCGATTTACTGGCGtgtttttcaaacaaaaaacaaatacggaatacacaaaaaaatacaaccaACTTTCTTCTAGAAGCAAGTATCGGTGTCACggaaatggttttaaaatatgGAAGACGATTTtcaaccaacaaaaaaaaggtataccAGAAACAGATTCAAAATAGGGGAGACGGTTTTAAACCAACCAAATAGTAGAATTTAAGAAGAAGTATACCTTaaaacagcaaacaaatttGCTCCTACATAAATCTAAAAGTTTTGTTTGCTTGGTTTCCAAACTAAGCGTTCCCAAAACAGTCGACAGTGTCTGTGTCACCCCtaataataaaaaggaaataaaaatataaataaaattttttttatatttttaaacgatttttttgtttgaaaacaATTTGCACTAATAATACCGTAAACATTAGTCATGCTTTAATTCATGGAACTTTTTTGGGGATAAACTTTCTAAAATTCCTCGGTCTGGGTTTCGCGACACAAAGGGAGGCTCAAAGATAGCGGGGCCAAGACCCAATGATGGTAGTCGTGACGGATATGTAATCGGATTAATGACAGTCCTTCCAGGAGGAAACATTTCATCGAAGGTTGCAGTGGCTAGTATTTCGTTCGCCACatctaaaaacttttttgatagTCCTTGTTCAAGGCCTGGCACAATTTCGTTTAAGTACAACTCCTGATTATTGTTGATGAGGCTATTCCCAACGTCTCCCAAAATCCGATCTCCATTGAACAAGTTTTCTAAGTTCAATTTAAAGTCCTTAAAATCAATTCGCATGGTCATTTTGGTGAACTTTACATAGTCTTTACCATTACGCAGATATCGGGAACCACGCATTTTAACAGATGCTTTGGCGTTTtctggttttgaaaaaaatattgtggGTTTTcgttttaatgtttaaaattacaaCCTACCACAATATCCCTGCATGTTTCCCTTGCCTTTTATATCTAGGAGTAGCAAATTAAGATGCAGAGAATACTTTCCTCTGAAGTCGATCCGCGGCAGTGTAATCCAAAGATCATACGAAATATCCAACGGCTTGGCGCTTCATGCAAAAGAAGAATAGCTTAGAAGAAAAATTGCATATAaacaatacataaatacagtACATAAGACGGTCAATGATAAAGTTACTCCCTCCGTTGGCCTCGAGATCCGTAAACACTGCTTGAAACTGACTACTCCGACCTAGTTCGATATTATCTAAAGCCAATGGCTCCAATGGAGGTGTTTTATAGCCATCCCCGAGATTTCCGTGAACAAGTAGTGGCCTTATTTGATAGACAGCGTTAATAATACAGCGCTCCAATTGGGGATCATCGCGGGCACATGGTCTTATTGTGGACGCTAACAGAAATTTTATGAAATGGCGTTAATTTATCGCAACACATATAAATTTGAACATACGAATCGCACAATAAAGCAAAGGCTTAGCTATCTTAGAAGGTGAACACTTACGCAACTTTGCACAAATAAAGGGACACAAAGCTAATAGGCAAGCCAGAAAAATGGCAACACAGTTGCAACTCCAATTGAGAATCATTTGTAAAGCGATTTTTTACGATTTGCTAGATGACGTTCTGAAATTCGAATGAACCGTAGTTGTTGCGCTCTAGCGATCGACTAACGATTCATCGGGCAGCATATAGTGCTTTTGATTGAATTAAGTAAGCTTAACTAAAGTATCTCTCTCTCGCGACATTTTCGTAGCTTTTTACGAGCAGCTCGCACATACTGGCACACAAGGCGAAGACttagttatatttattggAAATTAAGAAACGTACGTCCGTTCAGGGGCACGTGAGTTGTCGCTTTgcatgtaaaattaaatttatgtagtTTTAGGTGAATTAAAACAATGCTGAATATGCGTCTGTAATGTAAACAAATGCAAGTAAGTCAGCGGCGGaaatttgaataataaatttttgtacCCTCCTCAAGGGGCCAAACTTGTCGCTTAACTTGTTAGATATGCGCAAAGATGACACTAaactaggtaaaaaaaaaaaaataacatcaacACCAATcaggaaaaacaaaatgtttatatttcttGATGCAAATTCTCTATTTGCTAACGAAGCAAGCAAGCCAACCACCGAAATAACCTTAGGCTATGGATTTTATCCACTTACCAACTgtgaaacgaaaaagaaaattcttcacaaaataattgcagggaaaataaaaacgagaagtttaacacaaaaatcagtttGTTTGTTTCGTTATCGTTGTAGAAGTCATCCCTTATTATTTATCATGAAAATTAAAGACATTTGACGCTACCGAACATTTTAACAATTACATTCAATTACAACTAATCGCAAGCAATCGTTTTACGCGTTGCACTAAAACCCACTGACCTTTGACTCTTGTTCTACatcaattgattttaataacgacgcaagagggaaaataaaataataggaacGATTTGTTTTGTTAGTTTTCTTTAACTACTTTCGACTTAAAAttactgaattttatttaataaattttttttaacatacgccaaagtatttttaaaaataaagaacaaaaTGCTTTTAAGTACATAAGGAAATATTTgaagaaaactaaataaataaaatcgtttctttttttctttcattacTGGACGGACGCAATAGGGCGTCCTATAACTGAAGTTAAGGGGATGAAGAAATTCCTCAGGTTTCTAATCTAAAAGAATGTGTTATAGTTATAAAACCACCATTCAGAATAAATCAAAAGTTGACCGATCATAAAACCTGCAGCGCATTTAAATGATGGTGATGAAGCTCCACCAACCCCCACAGCTAACCAACAACTTTTTCATTTATGCCGTTTTTAAGAAGATAGAAACACACTCACCATCAAATTTGTAACAAATTACATTTGATGCGTGTAATAAAAATCCCGCACAGCTTGCGAAACAAAAATACTCGCTTCCATCAATAGGCGTTCGCACCGCATTTTGGCCTAATTAAGTTTTCAAGTGCAATAAAATGATGGCTGGACTCTGCGATTCAGAATTTCGAAGGTAAGAAAAGGAAAGGCAAGGGAGCAAACGCCCTATTGCGTGCGGACATCAAATTTTTGCGAAAGTACATAAAACACgagttaaaaacttaaatggaTATACCACAACATGACGAGAAACGTTGATGAAGATGAACGCACACATACACGACTACGTGCACGGAAGTAAAGTAAAGTGGCGGAGAGTTACTGGACTGCGTAGGTTCTTCTAGGAAAGCCGAGAAAATCTTGGGCTGGGTGTAAGGGTTTCCACGGTTGCGTTTGGAGCGCACGAAGAGACTCCGTCGAGGTGCGACTATTATGATCCTCAGAACCTTTTCACTATGTGACATTACAAATCTTTTAATGGAAAAAagccttttttaacatttgTAAGTCTAGCGGAtcttactttaaaaatcttttggcATTTGTAGGGTATTCAATTCTTGTTATAATGTATAgcttgtaatttaattttttataccatAACCTTAAATTTAGTCCTATTGTTTGCAGTGGTGGGTAAAAGAGTAATGAgcgttttttattaaaattattatcaaattatgtgcatttatctcCAAAAACATCAAAGATATTTAGACCgatcctatggcagctatataatatagttgtccgatccgtaTAATTCTCATATATAGTATGCGCAAGACGAATTTAAGTTTACCAGCATGAAAACTAATTGTTAAgaggttatataccttttttgagcgaaaaaattgaggaaactttggatttttttcaggtgtatagcaattattttatgacagtgaagttattatttattgatagtacatgtttttatcgaaacaacaattctttgttcttgaaaaaatatgaataatttatttatatttatttatatcgcCAACGGATAAATCCTTATCTGGCTACAACTTAACTTAAATCTATTATTgaacattaattaaaaaatattccctaagGGTTTGCCTTAATAGTTCTTTCTTGGCCCCCCAGCAGAATCTGTTTGTAGGCAAGGAATTGAACATTCTAAGAGACCTTAGTAATGGCTCATTGCGAGCATAATTTGTCCTGACAGCACGTTCCAGAAATGGTACCAAGGTAGGAAGATTCCTAGCAGgagcattaaaattaatgcatccCAACAGACAAGGACAATCAATATTACCTACCAGTAGATCATTAAGGAGAAAAAGTCCTGCAATTGCACGGCGATCCTTCAAGGAACAAGTGTGCAGCAGGGAACACTGGTTAGCATAGGGCGGAGCCGGTTCAGTAAAATGCAAGGATTGCaatgcaaactttaaaaactttttctgcAACCTCTCAAGCCTATTGATCTGGACACTTCCTGAGGGATTCCAAATAAAGGAAGCATACTCAACCCTGGAACGGACAAACGCAGGGTAAAAGGGGTTATGACAATTCTTtcgaaacccttttttttatagcggcttgcggtgaccacgatggaagtccagcaggtcaactgatatcaaaaaaccaaaaaaattttattagtatagtattatttccagttcgtgaacgattattttcaagaatatttgtttttttctgcatacagaaacaatttttccaaaaagttaatttttcgagttctaaaaatgttattaaaaaattctgatctgcaaaatcaaaattgtcgcataaaaactgaatcgttcacgaactcggcacaatcattacgaataatttaaaaaaaaattgaagaagatcgatcaaatagttcttgtgcaatcgtggtcacagcgaaggcacttttggaaaaacacgactttgagataatcgaattcaaagttttacgttgagtatatgcaactattgaagtcgagcgcgtcaaaacgctgttttcctatcgaactattatttgcatctctatgaaaatttgggaagatgttctctaggggatatacattaggattcagcaaaaaaaaaatttcgttttttttttttaattaaattaaatttaaattacgtgACCCCCCCAACCCTTTTTCTTCAGTATTTTGTAGCGCTAAACGTACAAATTTGACTGTCCTGCCATAAAACAGCTGTCTAAAATACACAATTatattgcaattatttttaagactaGCGTTGGCTTGTTTCTTTGAGTTTATCTATTAAATGTATACATTGCTAATAGGCATTGATACAAATTAATAGCGCGCCGATTATTTATTCGCCCTTTGGCTGAAAATTTTACCCAATATTTTGGGCTCTCCCCAAGATATTGCCCTTGCAGTCGCCTGTTTAGTTTTACaccaaaaggaaaattatATTATGCTAAAAGAAATCAGACCATTTTAACGAATTCACTTTCGAGTCAAATCTAAAAAAGGCCTGTACGTCATTTGTGGTCAATGTAGACAAATGCACCATAGTGCTACCTGACAGTCAGCCCAATAGGGGGAGCTGCAGCGCGTCTGACAGAAGGTGCTTGCTGTGTGTTTTACGTCTACCAATACCCCTAATCCTTGGAAGGAGGTACcagaaattatacaaaaataaagtcCCGGTCCACACAGAGAAGCAAACCAATTCACAAAAGTGAAGGATCGGGATATCAGTCAACCCCTCCACCAAGGCGGTGGGCGACCG from Drosophila takahashii strain IR98-3 E-12201 chromosome 2R, DtakHiC1v2, whole genome shotgun sequence encodes:
- the Jhbp10 gene encoding protein takeout isoform X1, with the translated sequence MILNWSCNCVAIFLACLLALCPFICAKLPSTIRPCARDDPQLERCIINAVYQIRPLLVHGNLGDGYKTPPLEPLALDNIELGRSSQFQAVFTDLEANGGSNFIIDRLIAKPLDISYDLWITLPRIDFRGKYSLHLNLLLLDIKGKGNMQGYCENAKASVKMRGSRYLRNGKDYVKFTKMTMRIDFKDFKLNLENLFNGDRILGDVGNSLINNNQELYLNEIVPGLEQGLSKKFLDVANEILATATFDEMFPPGRTVINPITYPSRLPSLGLGPAIFEPPFVSRNPDRGILESLSPKKFHELKHD
- the Jhbp10 gene encoding protein takeout isoform X2; translated protein: MSSDGTGLQDSVHRHRPPASTIRPCARDDPQLERCIINAVYQIRPLLVHGNLGDGYKTPPLEPLALDNIELGRSSQFQAVFTDLEANGGSNFIIDRLIAKPLDISYDLWITLPRIDFRGKYSLHLNLLLLDIKGKGNMQGYCENAKASVKMRGSRYLRNGKDYVKFTKMTMRIDFKDFKLNLENLFNGDRILGDVGNSLINNNQELYLNEIVPGLEQGLSKKFLDVANEILATATFDEMFPPGRTVINPITYPSRLPSLGLGPAIFEPPFVSRNPDRGILESLSPKKFHELKHD